The Primulina eburnea isolate SZY01 chromosome 12, ASM2296580v1, whole genome shotgun sequence genome includes the window CACTTATTCCAACAATTCATCATTTAGTGCACTCCAAGAATTCACTTATATAGTATATATTTTCAATTCCAAAATAGTATTGCAACACACACatacaaataaaatatacaTTCCTGAAATGTTCGAATTAGTGTTATAGGTGAGCGTTTTCAATTACCCTTATCAACATATTCTCGGAAGAACTTCTCACACAAAGCTTGTTCGTATGGTTAACTCGACTAAAGTATGTAGATTCTTAGTAcgacaaattttaaaataatttgacaCAGAACACACACCAACATGAATTCCTACATGCTAAACTTAATTCTTAGTTAGAAGAAAAGTTATTATAATGTTTCCACAATTGATCAATAGTAaggaattaattttaaaaactgaTCTTAATTTGGAAATGTTGGCATGATCTGATTGGTCAAGAAATTCCTAAATATAGTCAAAGCGAGCTTAGGACTTGTTAATGGAACTTCGTGGCCTGCCCCTCGCACCGTCACATACGTCAGTCCTTCATACACTTCGCTCCATCCACCCacctatatttttattgaataaattaaaaaaatgcatttaatttaatttaatctaATCTAATAACATAATCGGAACGAACTAAAAAATGTGCataatcatatatataataaataatttttaaaataatttgactAAAGTGTGTTAGTATAAATAAAATACATTAAATATCGaggagtagatctcttgtgagacagatcaactataccgatattcacaataaaaagtaatacttttacatgaatgatccaaataagagatctgtctcacaaaatatgatccgtgagatcatgtcacacaagttttttccgATATCGAAGATGTGAATGCAAATAACTACCGACCTTTTGCTTGTCGTACCAAGCATACCAGCTGATATTTGTCTTTAGGTTTAGAGCTTTGAGGGAATAACGGGTTCCAGTTAGCGGCAGGACGGCGTCGCTGTCCCCGCTGCCAAATTTACAAATTGGAAATAATATATAGACATTGTAGTTTTCGAATAAGTAAATCAAGAAGATTATACTCGAATGCAATTACCTAAATACCCATATCCTGAGTCCAGCAGCAGCTATTAGTTCTTTCAAAATTGGTAGCATGGATTTGGGTGAATCTGTCCAGCTCTCTCTTATAATATCACTGCAAGTATGAAGAAGAAcaacatacatatatatttccTTCATTAATATTTACTAAATAAATCTGGATACCTGCAAGTCACCCAAGGATGAGAGATTTCAAGAATATTGGCATGAAAAGCCTTTTGCACCTCCGGACGATTCATATACAATTTTGTATACTTGACAATGCATTGATCGTTTCCTCTATATATCCAAGGctaagataaataaataaactggtTAATATATAAGAAATATGGGATTCTGATTTTCAATATTACCAAAATCCCGACCAGGATTTCAGCTCGAAACCGATTGATGCGGCCGGGTAAGATCCCacctatgtatatatatatatatacatgattaCAAGTATTTATAATGTATGATTTATCAATCTTACCCGGGGGAATTTCAAGTTTTTGGGAAGGGTCCCAAGCTCGGGACATGGTTTTTGGTTAATGGCGTAAGGATTGATAAGTCCAAACTCTAAAAATGCAGCAGATAGAGCTTGAGAGCATTCGTCTTTTGGAAATAGAAACGAGTCGTTTGGGCAAGACTTGTTCAATGCTTCATATGTTGAGTCTCCTATCAACCCATGATTCCACCAAAATTCAAATGCCCCAATGTTGTCGTAGAAGTCATCAATAAGTGGATTTCCAAGCTAACATGCATGTGCATCCATATTTAGAGTGACCAtaaattaggaaaaaaattAGCAAATAACTATGATATGATTTGGGATTATGCGATTTTGTATCATTAGctaaaaatacttattttttgaTCAAATCTCCCCCGAGGGAATGTTCGTTTTTCGACTACTTACGATTGATTGAACAAATGAATCGTCTATTATTTGTAAAAACTCGATTGATATACTAGTACTAACCAAGAAACCTTGAAAGTTGATGATGGGATTCTTGACTCCCTTGTTGCTGTCAACAATGACTTTAGAAAGTTGAGGTATGTAATGGCCTAAAAAAAGAAAGGATGAGTGGCAATCGTTTGATTATGTGGAAAATGAGGggtgattttgaaaatttaaagtttgatttacgagtaggtctcttgtgagacggtctcacgaatctttatttgtgagacgagttaaccctaccaatattcacaataaaaagtaatactctaagcataaaaagtatggatgacccaaataagatatatgtctcacaaaatacgacccttaagaccgtctcacactaGTTTTTGTCTTGATTTACTTGACTATAATACCCGTGTACCTGCGTAACTTTCGCCAGCTATGTAAAATGGTCTACGCTTGAACTGTGGAAACCTTCCAAACCATCTTGTAAGGAATGTATAGGCATCTTTTACTGAAAGTATTGGAATTATAGTTATAAcccaaaatgatttttttttttttgaaatactgaTATTTAGGTTTTTGAGTGcatctaaaatattattaaattatttataaatgattaggttatgtaaaaaataataattaaattacctGTTCTATGGTCGCCAATTGTTTGATCAAATGAAGCGTTTGCATAGGAGAATCCAACCCCCGCCGGTGAATCTAGAAATAGTAAGTTGGCTTCTGCATGAACCAAATTGAGTCGTGTTACAGAATTTGTTTCAACTTTTCAAACAATGAAAGATCTTATAGTAACATCCACCTTTGTTCCATGCATGTTGACTCAAGTAGAGTGACCGCCCATCGCGCCTCACTCGAAAAGGCCCGATCTCCTCCGATGCCCCATACGCGATGGACGAGCATCCCGGACCACCATTAAGCCACAGAACAAGAGGCTTTGAATCGGGCTCCATGCTCGACTCGATCAACCAGTAAAACAAAGCCCTGTTCGCTGTCCGATCCACTGTGACATATCCCGAATATTGTCTGAAATCGACATTTCGGGGTTGACCGGGAAGTCTGAGGATCCTATCCCTCTCTTGTTGTTTATGATATGGGAAACTAATCGAAGTAGCTACAGAATGTAGAAATAGTAGCCAGTATAGGACATAAAGCCCGGAACACGTATGATGTCGTAAGCATCGCCTCTCATGATTTTAACAAGTTCGAGCTCGACTCGATTAATTTTAGATTAATTACGTAGCCTAACCAATTTTGTAGGACATGGTCTCCGGTTTTTGTGGATCGTAATTTAAGAAACACATCATGTGAGTTGCGAGAAACATTTGAATCGAAATGGGAAGAAGACCATTACCTCATTAATTCGATGCACGTGAGTAGTAATTAATGATGATTTTGGCGGACCAAACATTGGGATTCTATAAtctgtaaaaattaataaatatatttaatttttaatttttattttatattattgttTGTAACTTATAGACATATTAATTctgaattaattattattatattttcctTTTATAATATTGTACATATTAAATTAAGAGTTTTTGTCTATCTAGATtattgaaatctttgataaactctagatataatatatttatttaaaatagtttttttccCTAATGAAACTCTTGTTTTCATATCTTATAAAATTATATTCAAGAATAAACTTTAgagcaaaataaaattataaataatcaaaaataGTTGTCGAGACTAAAAGATGAATATAGACGACTCAAGAGAGCAAACACGTGAGTTGATGATTTACTTTGAAGAGATCAAGCTAAGGTGTATTGTTGTGTAGTTGTGGAGTGTTGAAGACACATATACACACATAATCCCAATGTTGATTAATGTGTTGTTCATCGTACATAATTTTGGCTTCACAAactttgcatgtatatataagtTTGGTTATTCGGTTTGATAAGTATTTTAGATGCACTTTATCCCCTCACTTCGTTAAGGGAGAtagttttttctttatttattagTACTATTTTTGTAAACtgacaagtttttctagtgaatcaTTTGTCCCGATGCAATGCACAAGTGTATGTACACTTGTGCATGATTAATTATGtcatattttattaatcaaagtTTAATCGTGTGATAAATTACATTATTTCACCGCATGTTAGATTAAGATATTACAACACTGCACACAACacttacgtcttattcacacaaTCTCAGTCTATTTATTACTTTTATATCAAACAAATCTTTCAAATCCAAACACATGGGAACATTAAAATTGCGCGCCAGATTCCATAAAAGAAAGTCAATGTCTGTATATGCTTGATTAAGTTTTCATGATCTGCAGCATTGCATGAAATTTCGTGAGCAATTATTTATATACAAAttaattatacatttttttGAAACTTTGTCAACTTAGCAGTCACTTTGTGGAGAAGTGATTTTGAGAGAGATCCGATGTCGTTTCTGTCGTTCGTTATACCGGATGTAAAGATCCTGAAAATCCACATGGCTTAGTGGTTAATTAAACATGACTAGTGACATAAAAACATGGTTTAATGGTTGAATGATCATGGAGTAGTGGTTTGAGACATGTGATCATGGAGTAGTGACTTGAGATATTGGATCATAGAGTAGTTAGGTGTATTACCAATTCTCTATAAAAGGACATCAATTGACACACATAAATCACTCAAAATTTCTATCAATTTTCGAGTGCCAAAATTCTGCCCAAATCCAGAAAATTTTTCTCATTGTTTTAAATATCAGAACTCGATCTCCACCATTCAGAATACACCTACACGTGTTGTGAGCAACATATCCAATATTAcgcaaaacaaaacaaagtaTTTCTACCATTTAAAAAGTCATAGTAATTAGTTTTTAACAATGACTATTatacaatttttatatttatataatcgATTTGATTCGTTTTCTTGGATGAAAGGTTTATGCTCTTGAAAACCGATAAATAGATGATATTAGTGACATAATGAAAACCATACCAAAAAAAggcaattttaatttatttttttgacaATCAAAGATTCGATCACTACCGATGAATAGAGTCTTCAATTACAATAATAGTAGGAAAATGAGAGTTAAACCACTCAAAGCTAGACTCCAAACTAATGACATGAATGGCAAGACAATGAGCCGTTGTATTGCCGATCTTCGCATATGATGTATATTGAGAAATGATGGACCGTGGACG containing:
- the LOC140807352 gene encoding serine carboxypeptidase-like 28: MEPDSKPLVLWLNGGPGCSSIAYGASEEIGPFRVRRDGRSLYLSQHAWNKEANLLFLDSPAGVGFSYANASFDQTIGDHRTVKDAYTFLTRWFGRFPQFKRRPFYIAGESYAGHYIPQLSKVIVDSNKGVKNPIINFQGFLLGNPLIDDFYDNIGAFEFWWNHGLIGDSTYEALNKSCPNDSFLFPKDECSQALSAAFLEFGLINPYAINQKPCPELGTLPKNLKFPRPWIYRGNDQCIVKYTKLYMNRPEVQKAFHANILEISHPWVTCSDIIRESWTDSPKSMLPILKELIAAAGLRIWVFSGDSDAVLPLTGTRYSLKALNLKTNISWYAWYDKQKVGGWSEVYEGLTYVTVRGAGHEVPLTSPKLALTIFRNFLTNQIMPTFPN